A DNA window from Rhinolophus sinicus isolate RSC01 linkage group LG10, ASM3656204v1, whole genome shotgun sequence contains the following coding sequences:
- the SEMA3B gene encoding semaphorin-3B: protein MGQAEAAAMIPGLVLLWTAVLGGASPSPPRLRLSFQELQARHGLRTFRLAKTCCYEALLVDEERGRLFVGAENHVASLSLDNISKRAKKLAWPAPVEWREECNWAGKDIGTECMNFVKMLHAYNRTHLLACGTGAFHPTCAFVEVGHRLEEPVLRLDLQKLEDGKGKSPYDPRHQAASVLVGEELYSGVAADLMGRDFTIFRSLGPRPSLRTEPHDSRWLNEPKFVKVFWIPESENPDDDKIYFFFRELAVEAAPALGRLSVSRVGQICRNDVGGQRSLVNKWTTFLKARLVCSVPGVAGDTHFDQLQDVFLLSSRDRWTPLLYAIFSTSSGIFQGSAVCVYSMNDVRRAFLGPFAHKEGPMHQWVSYQGRVPYPRPGMCPSKTFGTFSSTKDFPDDVIQFARNHPLMYNSVLPVGGRPLFLQVGAGYTFTQIAADRVAAADGHYDVLFIGTDAGTVLKVISVPKGSQPNAEGLLLEELQVFEDSAAVTSMQISSKRHQLYVASRSAVAQIPLHRCAAHGRACAECCLARDPYCAWDGAACTRFQPSGKRRFRRQDIKNGDPRTLCSGDSSHPALLERKVLGVEGGSAFLECEPRSLQAHVEWTFHRAGETAGIPVPAEERMERTTRGLLLRGLRRGDSGAYLCTAVEQGFSQPLRRLVLHVLSAAQAERLARTEEAAPVAPPGPKLWYRDFLQLVEPGGGGASSLRMCRPQPAPRPPLPESQRKGRNRRTHAPEPRAERGPRSAAHW from the exons AGCTCCAGGCACGCCATGGTCTCCGGACCTTCAGGCTGGCAAAGACCTGCTGTTACGAAGCTTTGCTAGTGGATGAGGAGCGTGGACGCCTGTTTGTGGGTGCTGAGAACCACGTGGCCTCCCTCAGCCTGGACAACATCAGCAAGCGGGCCAAGAAG CTGGCCTGGCCGGCCCCTGTGGAATGGCGAGAGGAGTGCAACTGGGCAGGAAAGGACATTGGT ACTGAGTGCATGAACTTCGTGAAGATGCTGCATGCCTACAACCGCACCCACTTGCTGGCCTGTGGCACAGGGGCCTTCCACCCAACCTGTGCATTTGTGGAGGTGGGCCACCGGCTGGAG gagcCCGTGCTCCGGCTGGACCTTCAAAAGCTAGAGGATGGCAAGGGCAAGAGTCCTTATGACCCCAGGCATCAAGCAGCCTCCGTGCTGGTGG GGGAAGAGCTATACTCGGGGGTGGCTGCAGACCTCATGGGCCGGGACTTCACCATCTTCCGCAGCCTGGGCCCGCGTCCGAGTCTCCGAACAGAACCACATGATTCCCGCTGGCTCAACG AGCCCAAGTTCGTCAAGGTCTTTTGGATTCCTGAGAGTGAGAACCCAGATGATGACAAGATCTACTTCTTCTTCCGTGAGTTGGCAGTGGAGGCTGCACCGGCACTGGGACGCCTGTCAGTGTCCCGTGTTGGCCAGATCTGCCGG AATGACGTGGGTGGGCAGCGCAGCCTGGTCAACAAGTGGACCACTTTCCTAAAGGCGCGGCTGGTGTGCTCCGTGCCAGGTGTGGCGGGTGACACACACTTCGACCAGCTCC AGGATGTGTTCCTGCTGTCCTCCAGAGACCGCTGGACCCCACTGCTCTATGCTATCTTCTCCACTTCCAG TGGCATCTTCCAGGGTTCCGCAGTGTGCGTGTACAGCATGAATGATGTGCGCCGGGCCTTCCTTGGACCCTTTGCACACAAGGAGGGGCCCATGCACCAGTGGGTATCCTACCAGGGTCGTGTCCCTTACCCCCGGCCTGGCATG TGTCCCAGCAAGACCTTTGGCACCTTCAGTTCCACCAAGGATTTTCCTGATGATGTCATCCAGTTTGCCCGGAACCACCCCCTCATGTACAATTCAGTCCTGCCCGTGGGGGGGCGCCCTCTCTTCCTACAAGTGGGTGCCGGGTACACCTTCACCCAGATTGCTGCAGACCGCGTAGCAGCAGCTGACGGACACTACGACGTCCTCTTCATTGGCACAG ATGCTGGCACCGTGCTGAAGGTGATCTCGGTCCCCAAGGGCAGCCAGCCTAATGCTGAGGGGCTGCTCCTAGAGGAGCTGCAGGTGTTTGAG GACTCTGCCGCTGTCACCAGCATGCAAATCTCTTCCAAGAGG CACCAGCTGTACGTAGCCTCACGGAGCGCAGTGGCCCAGATCCCGTTGCACCGCTGCGCTGCCCACGGCCGCGCCTGCGCTGAATGTTGCCTGGCGCGTGACCCCTACTGCGCCTGGGACGGGGCCGCGTGCACACGCTTCCAGCCCAGTGGCAAGAG GCGGTTCCGGAGGCAAGACATAAAGAACGGCGACCCCAGAACGCTGTGCTCTGGGG ACTCGTCACATCCCGCATTGCTGGAGCGGAAAGTGTTAGGTGTGGAGGGCGGCAGCGCCTTCCTGGAGTGTGAGCCTCGCTCGCTGCAGGCGCATGTGGAGTGGACCTTCCATCGCGCAGGGGAGACAGCCGGCATCCCG GTGCCGGCGGAGGAGCGCATGGAGCGCACTACGCGGGGGCTGCTGTTGCGCGGCCTGCGACGCGGGGACTCAGGCGCGTACCTGTGTACAGCAGTGGAGCAGGGCTTTTCGCAGCCGCTGCGTCGCCTGGTGCTGCACGTACTGAGTGCTGCGCAGGCCGAAAGGCTGGCCCGGACCGAGGAGGCTGCGCCCGTAGCGCCACCGGGCCCCAAGCTCTGGTACCGGGACTTCCTACAGCTGGTGGAGCCCGGTGGCGGTGGCGCAAGCTCCCTGCGAATGTGTCGACCGCAGCCCGCGCCGCGCCCACCGCTTCCTGAGTCGCAGAGAAAGGGTCGCAACCGGCGGACGCACGCCCCCGAGCCGCGCGCTGAGCGGGGGCCACGCAGCGCAGCGCACTGGTGA